The genome window TAAAGCCCGCCGTAAGGAGCAGGGGTGTCGAGTGCAAAGGCGAGTGCTTGGCGTTGGCCGGGCTCTAGCGTGAGCTTGGTTGGCAAGACGCTCAGTGGGCTAGCAGGATCGATGCGAAGGTAGCCCGCGGTTTGCGAACGTGTGGTGCTGCGCACCTCGACTTTGTAGCCGAATCCAGGTTTAAATTCTGGGACGACGAATTGAAGTTTACTAGATGATACAAAGATGGTCTCAGCCACTACGTTATCGATAAAGATCAGATCTGTGTTTGAAAAGTTTTGACCAGTGACTGTCACACGTGTGCCGACTGCCGCGCGTGTTTTATCAATTGAAAGGGTGATCGGGTTCGGCAGTTCAACATGATAAATGTCGGAGATGATTTGCATGGAGACGGGTGCTTCTTCTTTTTTCTGAGTGACGTAATGAAGCACGTAGTAGAAGCGGGTGAGGTCTTGCTCGCTCGGTGCTTGATAGTCGTATGTGAAGAAATTCGGCGTTCCTGTCAGATGCGTCATCGGGCGCTGCTCGCCATCGATGACGACGAACGCCTCCAAGCTATTTGGCAGGACGGTCTTTTTCTTAACCTCAGCTTGAGCACTCAATGTATAGGTGCCTGTCGGTGATGCTGGTGCGATGTCCGGTGTGGTGTTGACGATTTTGACACCACAACCAGTGAGGCAGAATGCGAGGACGAGGACGGAGGAGAGGAAAATGCGCTTGGCTTTCATATGAATGAAGTGAAGGTATGCCTCCTCACTATGGACCTGCAAGAAAAAGAGCTGAAAACTATACATCCTGCACAAACCGCATTGGGGCTTTATTGCCACGTTCCGTTTTGTGCTTCGACTTGCGATTTCTGTGCCTTTTATCAGGAGAAACCACGTCGAGGCGATTTAGATCGTTATTTGAACGCGATGGATGCCGAGTTTGCCTTGCTCCCGCAGGATCGGGTGGTGGATACAGTGTTCTGGGGTGGTGGCACGCCGGGTTTGCTGTCGGCCAAAGATTTGGAGCGTCTTGGCAGCTCGATGCTAGAACGTCTTGGCTCCGCGCCTGCGGAGTGGACGATTGAGATGGCACCTTCGACTGTGAAGGCCGATAAGCTCGCGGTGCTCCGTGATCTAGGGGTGACGCGTATCTCGATGGGCGTGCAGAGTTTTGATGCCGAACTCCTTGAATCGCTTGGGCGCTTGCATCGCCCCAACCAAATTTATACCGCGTGGGAACGTGTGCAGGCGGCAGGTTTTCCGCAGACGAATTTGGATCTGATGTTTGCGATCCCCAATCAATCCATTGAGCAATGGGAGGCTGCGATTCGTGAGGCGGCTCGACTCGGGCCGACGCATCTTTCGACTTATTGCCTGACGTTTGAAGAAGATACCGCGCTGTATGTGAAGCTGTCCGAAGGAAAAATTAAAATCGATGAGGAGCGTGAGCTGCGATTCTACGAGCGAGGCTGGGAGTTGCTCGCAGAGCTGGGCTATAATCAATATGAGATCTCAAATTTTTCGAAGGCGAATGCTGAGTGTATCCATAATGTAAATACTTGGCGTATGACGGAGTGGATCGGTTGTGGGCCTTCGGCTGCCAGCCAATATCAGGGCGAACGCTATCAACGCCCATCCAATCTTGATGAATGGGCGACTGCGATGGAGGACGGTGTGCCGCCGAAGACAGAAATAGTCACACTGGATGATGGTATACTCATGGCCGACGCCGTGATCTTTGGGCTGCGTATGAATGCAGGGATTGACTTGGCAGAGATCGCGCAGCGCTTTCCCGCGCCAGAGGTGATGACAGTGCTTGAGCCATTAATGGCACGCTTTGAGGGAGAGGGCTTGTTGCTCCGAGACGGTGCGCATGCGCGTCTGACGCATCAAGGACGCTTGGTGTGCGATGCAATTGGCAGTGCAGTGCTTGAAGCTCTGACGTGAGTTTTTTCTGAACTAGGGTGTCTCCTTTATTCGCTACTATGGGATAGAGTGTATGAGAAAAACCTTGTCTTGTTTTCTAGGTTTTATATCTAGTTAGTTTCTACTGATTAATCTTTGTTTGATTCGCACGTTATCCCCCCCGTTGTTGCTGAGCCAGTGTTCAGTGCACGTGTTTTTATTGAGCAAGGAGTCCCCTATTAATTAATGAGTTATAGTCTAGTTTTTGCCCGATTAGAAATACCAGCCGATGATGAATTAGCGCTTCGTTGGGTGAAAAATAAATTTCAAGCGCATTATGACGACGAGCGTCCGCCGCATTCGATCTTTCAGCGCTTACATGATGCGTTGGTCGATCGATTTCCGTGTTTATCGACTCTTCCTGAGCATGAGCGTGATGACGCTGTATGGGTCGATGGGCCTTTAATTAATAACTTCTCTCACGATCTAGCAATTGTCGCATTTCATTTTACCCGAGTGGAAGATGTGATGCCATTTGTGGTGGAAACCGCATTAAAGGTGGGTTGCACTGTGTTTGATCTGCAAGGCATGAATGTGTATCGCCCGAAGCATGATAGCCGTAATTGATCGGAGGGGAGAGCGAGAAACTTTAATTCCTCTTCGTCTCAGAGTTTTTACCACTTTGGGCTGTGTGCTTTGCGTTGCGATTGTCCAGTATTAGAGCCTTTTTCGGCTTCTTTTTGTTGGACATCCCTCTTGTCGCTCTTGTTGATTGGGCCTTTGATTTTGGCTGACTTGTCAGCCTCAGTGTCCTTTGGGGGCCGCGTCATCACCCGAGTGTTTTCTTTCTTCGGCTTTCCTACGTTCGTAGGCTTTGTGGTATTTAGGTTAAAGCTGAATATGATCAGACAGAGGGCGTTTGAGAGTCTGTATTTCAGGTCTCTCAGGTTATCTAGTTCCGGGAGAATGTTAAATCGAGCTTAAGAAGGCGTTTCGCCGTGCTCGGTGATGGACAATGAGGGAATGCGCCTTATACCTTGGTAGGTATGAAATTGCAGCGCGTAGCGATGACGATGTTGATCGTCTTTTTCACCTTTTATTTGCTCTACCTCGGGCAGACTTTGTTGTTGCCCCTCGTGATCGCTGGAGCGGTCGCTTATTTGATTAATATTTTGGCGCATACGATTTGTATGCTGCGTATTGGTGGTGTTTCCCTGCCGCGGCCTATTGCGATGGTTTTTGCGATCGCAGTGATTCTGGCGTCGTTGAGTTTGGTGGTTCAGTTGATTACGGTGAATATTACGAGTGTGATTAAAGTTGCGCCGCTGTATCAGCAGAATTTGGAGAGTCTAATTTATAAAGGTTATACATTATTTGGCGTCGAGGAGGCTCCGAATATAAAGGAGATTTTCGCTCAACTTGATTTTCGGAGTTATTTACAGAATTTGGGCGGCACGGTGCGGTCGTTGGTGAGTAGCACGGGTATTATCATTTTATATTTGATCTTCTTATTGCTGGAACAACGGACATTTGCGGCGAAGATACGCTGTTTGGTCACACATCCAGATCGCCTGAAAGATGTCACTGAGCTAATGGAAAAAATTCGTTCAGACATCCGCTCTTATATCGGGATTAAGGTGCTGACGAGTGCGGTGACAGGAATACTCAGCTATGTTGTTTTGTCGCTTGTCGGTGTGGACTTCGCGAGTTTTTGGGCAGTTCTCATTTTCTTTCTGAACTTCATTCCGACGATCGGGTCGATTATCGCGACTGCATTTCCGTCGGTATTGGCTTTGGTGCAATTTGATACGCTCGGCCCGTTTGTGGTGACTGCGTCGGTGCTGACGGGGCTACAATTTTGTATCGGTAGTTTGCTCGAACCGAAATTGATGGGCAACCGGTTGAATTTGAGCCCGATCGTGATTCTGCTGTCTTTGGGGCTTTGGGGCTCGATATGGGGAATCCCTGGAATGTTCCTGTGTGTGCCGATCACTGTGATTATGGTAATTATCTTTTCCTATTTCCCAGAGACAAGGCCAGCGGCTGTGTTACTCTCGGGCACCGGTGAGTTGAGTGTCGGTCCACGTCGTAGCGCGGTTGCCTCGAAGAAGAAGAAGAAGGACACCTCGGTCTCGTGATCTCGATTCGAAAGGGCGCTCGATCACATGGACTCAAACTTAGTTAGCGGTCGGTTGCGCACGGCGCTGCTAGTCGGAGGATCGGGTGCGATTGGTTCGGCACTGATACAGGCGCTGTCGGTTTCTGGTCGCTATGGTCGAATTCACTGTGTGGGGCGCCGGTTGCTGGAGCTGGATCATGAGCAAATCGTGGAGCACGTTGTCGATTTTGAATGTTTGGCAGACTGGTCACTGGAGGCGCCAGTGGATGATGTGTTTTGCGCCATCGGGACGACTCTTCAGGTGGCGGGGTCGGCTGAGGCATTTAGGCGAGTTGACTATGATCTGGTGTTGGCAGTCGGGACGCTGGCGAAGCGATTAAATGCGCAGACGCTATCGGTGGTTAGTTCGCTTGGTGCGGATGCGTCGGCGAAGTCGTTGTATTTACGAACGAAAGGGGAGATGGAAATGGCATTGATCGCGCTGGAACTGCCTGTGTTGCATATTTTTCGGCCTTCGTTGCTGGCAGGGAGCGTGCAACGTTCAGATTTTAGGCTGAAAGAAGTGTTGGCCAATGGATTGCTTGCCGTGCTCGGGCCACTGTTTTTACACGGTCGATTGAGGAAATATCGTCGTGTGGCGCCTACTGCGGTGGCTCATTCTATGGTCTGTGCGGGCCTAGAGAGTAAAAGAGGGCTAAGTCTTTATGAGAATGACGCGATTTTTGACCTGTGTGCTTCAGGGCTCTAAGCCGCGTGCTTAAGCGGATCGCTCGAGCTTAAGCCTTTGATTCCCGAGGTCCTCTAGCAGCAAACAGGGCTTTATTGGTTTTTTGCGTAATAATGTTCGCACGACGGGGTATGAACTGTCAGCTTGCCTGACTAGTTTTGATGTCTACGGTGATGTGGACTGATTAAAGATCTAAAAATTTAGTATATATGTTTCTTCCAAAAATCATTCAAGGTGGTATGGGCGCTGGCGTTTCCGACTGGAGACTCGCGAAT of Lentimonas sp. CC4 contains these proteins:
- a CDS encoding IPT/TIG domain-containing protein, with product MKAKRIFLSSVLVLAFCLTGCGVKIVNTTPDIAPASPTGTYTLSAQAEVKKKTVLPNSLEAFVVIDGEQRPMTHLTGTPNFFTYDYQAPSEQDLTRFYYVLHYVTQKKEEAPVSMQIISDIYHVELPNPITLSIDKTRAAVGTRVTVTGQNFSNTDLIFIDNVVAETIFVSSSKLQFVVPEFKPGFGYKVEVRSTTRSQTAGYLRIDPASPLSVLPTKLTLEPGQRQALAFALDTPAPYGGLYINITTDIPNSIIMPEVLIPEGARTVSATIEGDNVGSGHLYINAKGLPELTIPVTIR
- the hemW gene encoding radical SAM family heme chaperone HemW: MDLQEKELKTIHPAQTALGLYCHVPFCASTCDFCAFYQEKPRRGDLDRYLNAMDAEFALLPQDRVVDTVFWGGGTPGLLSAKDLERLGSSMLERLGSAPAEWTIEMAPSTVKADKLAVLRDLGVTRISMGVQSFDAELLESLGRLHRPNQIYTAWERVQAAGFPQTNLDLMFAIPNQSIEQWEAAIREAARLGPTHLSTYCLTFEEDTALYVKLSEGKIKIDEERELRFYERGWELLAELGYNQYEISNFSKANAECIHNVNTWRMTEWIGCGPSAASQYQGERYQRPSNLDEWATAMEDGVPPKTEIVTLDDGILMADAVIFGLRMNAGIDLAEIAQRFPAPEVMTVLEPLMARFEGEGLLLRDGAHARLTHQGRLVCDAIGSAVLEALT
- a CDS encoding AI-2E family transporter, whose amino-acid sequence is MKLQRVAMTMLIVFFTFYLLYLGQTLLLPLVIAGAVAYLINILAHTICMLRIGGVSLPRPIAMVFAIAVILASLSLVVQLITVNITSVIKVAPLYQQNLESLIYKGYTLFGVEEAPNIKEIFAQLDFRSYLQNLGGTVRSLVSSTGIIILYLIFLLLEQRTFAAKIRCLVTHPDRLKDVTELMEKIRSDIRSYIGIKVLTSAVTGILSYVVLSLVGVDFASFWAVLIFFLNFIPTIGSIIATAFPSVLALVQFDTLGPFVVTASVLTGLQFCIGSLLEPKLMGNRLNLSPIVILLSLGLWGSIWGIPGMFLCVPITVIMVIIFSYFPETRPAAVLLSGTGELSVGPRRSAVASKKKKKDTSVS
- a CDS encoding oxidoreductase, coding for MDSNLVSGRLRTALLVGGSGAIGSALIQALSVSGRYGRIHCVGRRLLELDHEQIVEHVVDFECLADWSLEAPVDDVFCAIGTTLQVAGSAEAFRRVDYDLVLAVGTLAKRLNAQTLSVVSSLGADASAKSLYLRTKGEMEMALIALELPVLHIFRPSLLAGSVQRSDFRLKEVLANGLLAVLGPLFLHGRLRKYRRVAPTAVAHSMVCAGLESKRGLSLYENDAIFDLCASGL